The DNA region GATCGATCTGGGAGACTCTGATTCCCGCCGATCAGGCCGACAGGGTCCGCGCCGTGGCAGAGGCACTGGTATCGGGAACCGGCGGCAGGGAGTTCACCAATCACTGGGTGGGACGCAACGGCCAAAGACACCTCATCCGCTGGCGCAACCGGTTGCTCACGGGCGGCGATGGCAAGTCTACTTGCATCCTGGCAACCGGCATAGACATCAGCGCAGAAGACCGCGCCAGACGGCAGCGTCGGCACGCGGAAGTCCGGCTGGAACACCTGCTGGACTCGCTGCCTGTACTGATCGCCCAGATCGACTGCAATTGCCGGGTGCTCTATGCCAACGACGGCTACCGGGAATGGTTTGGCCTGGACCCCGCCGCACAGCACGGGCGACATGTCCGGGAAATCATCGGTGAGGCCGCTTTTGCCACGCTCGGGCCGCGCTTTGCGCAGGCACTGGCCGGAGAAAGCGCCACGCCTCACGGCAAAGTGCCTTATGCCCGAGGCGGAACCCGCTTCATACACGGCAACTACATCCCCTCTTACGATGAGCACGGACAGGTCGACGGCTTTTACATCCTGGCCGTCGACATCACTGCCGAGAACCGCCTGCGCGAGCAGCTCGCCGAAGAACTGCGTCGCAGCAAGACCATTGTCGATCATGCTTTTGACGGCATCATCACCATCGACCCCGATGGAATCATCCAGAGCTTCAATCCGGCCGCCGAGGAGATGTTCGGCTATAGCGCCAGAGAAGTCATCGGCCGCAATGTCGGCATACTCATGACCGAGATGGACCGCAACCACCATGACGGCTATCTCGCGAACTACCTGTCTGGTGGCCAGGCCCGCATCATTGACAGCGCCAGGGAGGTCACGGGTCTGCACCGGGATGGCTCCCCGATCGACCTCAAACTGGCCGTGGCCGAGATCCGCGACCGGGAACATATCTTTGTCGGCTTCACCCGCGACATTCGCGCTCGCAAGCGGGCCGAACGGCAAGCCCGCGAACACCTGGCCGAACTGTCCCACGTGACCCGGCTTTCGGCCATGAACGAGGTCACCTCGGGCCTGACGCACGAACTGAGTCAGCCGCTTACGGCCATTGCGGCTTCAGTCGAAGCCTGCCAGATGCTCAGCGAGAGAGGTGAAGTGGACCTGGCACGGTTGCGGCACATGCTCGAGCAGATCGCCTGTCAGGGCGAACGGGCCCGCGGAATCATCGATCAGCTGCGCTCCTTCCTTCGCAAGGGGCAACCCGAGGAGCTGGTCAGTTGCCAACCGGCCAAGCTGGTGGATAACGTACGCAAGCTGCTGATTCACGAACTGGAAGTGGCGGGTATCGACGTTCGAATCGACATGGATCAGGCGCCCGACCAATGGCAGGTCAATCGAATCCAGGTTGAGCAAGTGCTGTTCAATTTGTCCAAGAACGCCATCGATGCCATGCGTGAATCCAGCAAAGATCGAATCCTGCAGATTCGTGCACAAGGCCTGGACGAGGGCTGCCAGATCGAGATCATGGACAATGGCCCTGGTATTTCCGAGGACGCCATGCAGCAGTTGTTCAGCCCGTTTTTCACGACCAAGAGCGAAGGCCTCGGACAGGGCCTGGCCATCTGTCGATCCATTGTCGACCGTCATGGCGGATGCCTGGAAGCAAGCAATCGGCCCACGGGAGGCGCGGTATTTACTATGTGGCTTCCACTGAGTCCACCGGCGTCATGACTCGCGCCCGGGAGACTTCGGCAACAGTGGTCATCGTGGACGATGACGATGGTGTTCGCCTGTCTCTGGAATCACTGCTGGAAGTCGCCGGCTACACAACCGTCACGCATGCCAGTGCCGAAAGTTTCCTGGACTCCGACTGGCCAGGCGGACCCGCCTGCGTTCTGCTGGATTTGCGCATGCCGGGACTCGGTGGCATCGACGCACACCACCAGATCAGGAACAGGGATGCAGAACTGCCAGTCATCTTCCTGACCGGCCATGCCGATGTACCTGCTGCAGTGCAGGCACTAAAGCAAGGCGCCTACGACTTTTTCGAGAAGACCGGATTTGATCACGGCCAGTTGCTGGAGCGGATCGAATCGGCCATGGCACAACACCGACAGCGACTGGCGCACCGTCAGGAAGAGCAGGCGCTTCAGTCACGGCTGTTGACACTAAGCGAACGTGAACGCCAGGTGGCCTGTCTCGCCGCTCGTGGCATGCCCAACAAGATCATTGGCCAGGAACTGGGAATCAGCGAACGCACCGTCGAAGTTCACCGGGGCCGGGTGATGCGCAAGCTGGCGCTGCGAAGCGCGGCCGACCTGGTCCGACTGGAGCGCTTCCTCGATGACTGATTACTTGACTCCCATCACCTCCATGTCTGGCCCGGCATGCTCCAATATTGTCCCATGACGACCATTCCAGGGTTACGGTTGATGGAACACGCAGGGTTTGCCTACGGAAAACCGCCGATCATCATCGTCGAAGACGATGATGCCGTGCGTGCCTCCCTGGTGACACTGGCCGAGCTCAGGGGCTGGAATGTAACGGCCTTCGCCTCGGCGCTGGAGTTTCTCGACTGGTCCGAGGAAGCCGAGGTACGCCCGGCCTGCCTGGTGATCGACCTGCAGATGCCGGAGATGAACGGCGCGGAGCTGGCCGAGTGGCTTCAATCGCACAACCGCAATATCCCCACGCTGGCATTGACCGCGTGGCCTGATGGTGACCTGGCCCACCGGGCCAGCAGTGCGGGCGTGTCTAAGGTCATGTCCAAGCCGATTACCCCATCGGAATGGATCCGGGCCGTGGAACAGGTCTGTACCCTGCAGCCCGGACCACGCATGCAGTAGGTTAACCTGGCAGGTATGTAGACATCAGTCGTACGGGGATCCCCTCATTGGCAGCTCTGCCTGTCAGCGCTAGTCTGTTTCGACAGTGAACACAGAGGAGCGTCGACATGGGCCTGAATCCGCAGCGACACAAGCCGGCTCCTCATCGTGCTGTCACGTCGTCCCGACACTGGAGTACCGGGACCGAAAAACATTTCGCCACACGCCGTCTCCTGCAGCAAGGCGAACATCTCTTTCACGCCGGCGAACAGCTCAAGCACGCCTACGTGGTACGCAGCGGCTCGCTGAAAAGCTATGTGATTCACCGGGACGGCGAAGAGCAGTTTCTCGAAATACATGGCCCCGGCGACGTACTCGGGTTCGACGCAGCCCTTGGCGCTCCGGCCAACCGCGGGGTGATTGCACTGGATGTCTGCAGCCTGCAGCCCCTGTTGCACGTGGCAACCTCCATTGATGCCGGCAGTACCGATGATTCGGTTCACACGCTGCTGATGGGCATGTACCGCGAGATCGGTCGGCTGACCCGACGACTTGAACTGGAGCGCCACCACAGCGAACGCCGCATGGCCGGATTTCTGCTCGACCTGGCACAACGCCAGGGTCGTGACATTGGCTGCCCGACCCGGATTGACCTGCCGGTCTCCCGGCGCAACCTGGCTCATTACCTTGGAATGGCGCCGGAAACGGTATCGCGCACTCTGTGTGGTTTCGAAAGCCGTGAGTTCATCCAGGTCGACAACCGCCGCATTCGAATCGTCGATTCGGAGGCCCTGGAAACGATGGCCGCCGGTGGGGAAGTTTCTTAGTCACTCACCGTTCCGGACCGTGCCCCCGGCGCCAGTCCTTGGTAAACTTCGGTTCCCCACCGAAGCCAAAGACAGGATCGGATGCGCTACAAGACGGTAAAGGATGTGCTCGACTGGACTGCCGAGCTGCACAAGCAGCTGGGAGACCTGGCCAGGAAGGTTGCTGACAATCCCGAGAGGGCTCGTCTCAAGCTGGTAGTCGACTACCTGGCAGACCACGAAGCGCGCCTGAAAGACGCCATCGTGAAGTTCGAGGAAGCCTCCCCCGACGGTGTACTGGCAACCTGGTTCGACCGTGCCCCCGAGATCGAGCTGCCCGACCTGGAACAGGAGGCCGTGGCGCTGGCGCACGCCGACAATATCGAACAGGCGGTCTCCCGGGTGGTGGAATTCCATGAGCATATCGTCGGAATCTACACTCAGCTGGCCGAGCAGACCAACAACGAAAAGATTCGCGAACTGTTCGAGAATCTCGCCGCACTGGAAAACCACGACAAGCTGCACCTGGTACGCAACGCGCATCACCTGCGCGACATGTAAGCGCAGATCCGTGCCGCCCGTCGCGGCGTCAGCAGGCATGACCCACTAGTCACCGACTGTATCGACGGCGCATTACGGCGAGCGGCCGATCAACCGGCAACCAGGTTGCCGTGCCCATCCATGCCCCCGGAGCGCTCCTGGAATCTCGGGTAAGCACCGGATCATGACGATCCGGAGGTTTAAGGGAATACTTGGTGTTGTAAATGCGAGTGACTCTCATTACAATATCGATTCCTATTTGAACCAACGTGTACCTCATATGTCGAAAAGAACGCACAACAATAACGCTCTGCCCGTGGTGATTTCCGCCGCCACCCTGCTCGCCACCGGCCTGACCCATTCCGCCGTAGATACCGATGGCGCCGGAGAACGTACCTTCCAGGAGGCCGCTTCGATTGAGCTGCCGCGTATACGCGTCGTTGCCCCGACGCTGACCGCCCTGTCCACCACCCCGGGGGCCGTTTACGAGATTTCCGAAGAGGATATCGAACAGATCCAGCCACGCTCGACCGAGGACCTTCTCCGTCGCGTGCCCGGCATCTACATCAAGCGTGAGGAAGACAGCGCGGTGGTGACCAACTTCGGCGTGCGCGGTCTGCCGGCCGGAGACTACAAGACCCTGGTGCTGGAGGATGGGGTCCCGATCCAGCCCGGAATCTTTGTCGGCAACGCCCGCTACTACAACCCGCGCGTGCAGCGCATGGAAGGAGTCGAGGTGCTCAAGGGCGCCTCATCACTGCGCTATGGCCCGAACAACATCGGCGGCGTGATCAACTACCTGACCCGGACTCCCGATGATGGCCTGGTGATTTCGAGCCGGGTCGGTTCCTGGAACACGCGCGAGGCCACCGTGGAACTGGGCGGCAGCTCGGCTTCCCGTGAATCCCAGTTCGGCATCATGGCCACCCGCGGTACAAGCGATGGCTGGATGGACAAGGGCTGGGACATGACCGATGTCATGGTCAAGGCCGGCAGCGCGCTCGGTGACGATCATTTTGTCGGGGTGAAATTATCCTACTACGAAAATGACGCCAACATCTCCTACCGCGGCTACTTCGAGGATGCCTTCGAGGCCGGTGCCACCTTCAACCCCGCACCGGATGACTACTTCCTGACCGACCGCCGGGCCTTCGATGTCAACCACGAATGGAACATCAGTGACGATATGCGCTTGCAGACCGTGGCCTTCTGGAGCGAGATGAGCCGTGATTACTGGCGGTTCAATGTTGACGGCACGACCACCAACGCCGAGGGCCTGACCGTGTGGAACTTTACCGACATCCTGGAGGGCCGCAACCGCGATTTCGAGCGGGTGGGTTTCGAATCCCGCTTGTTCGTGAACCACAAAGCCTTGGGTGTCGACAACGAGGCCCAGTTCGGCCTGCGATTCATGCAAGAAGAGATGCACGACACCCGTCCCCGGGCGACCCGGGCTGCCCCTCGCGACCCGGTTTCTCTGGACTCGGGACCGGGCCAGCCAGCCTTGCGTCGCAACCGACTGGATTCCGCCGACAGCCTGGCGCTGTATGCCCAGAACCGTTTCGACGTCAGCGAGCGACTGTCGGTCACGACGGGATTGCGCGTGGAAACCTACGAGCAGGAACGCAAGGACCTGCAGCAGACGGTCGATCGCGTGGACAGCTTCAGCAATACCGAATGGCTGCCCGGCTTCGGCGCCACCTTCCAGGTCAACCCCTCCACGCAGCTCTATGGCAGCGTATACATTGCATTTGCACCGCCCCTGGTCGGCAGCGTAGTCGGCTCCGATGATGTCCCCACCGAGGCCGAGAAATCAGTCAATGTGGATCTCGGCATGCGCGGTGGCAGTGGCTCGTTCACCTATGAGTTCACCGCCTTCCGCATGGATTTTTCCAACCAGGTGGATCCGGGCATTTCCGGCATCCGGCCGCCGCATGAGGGCAGCGCCCTGATTCAGGGCATGGAGGCCTCTGCCGGCTACGAGTTCGGCAACGGTTTCGGCATCAACGGCAACCTGACCTGGATCCCGACCGCCGAATTCGGTGAAGATCGCCCCGGTGAAGCGGAGGAAGGCAATCGCCTGGCCTACTCACCAGACTGGACCGCCAATCTCACCCTGAGCTATCGAACAGGCGGGCTGAAGTCCGCCGTGCTGCTGAATTACACCGACGAGGTGTTCGGGGATGGGATGAACCGCACGGAGATCGACCCGCTCAATCATATGGGTGGATTGATACCGAGCTATTACACTGTCGACCTCACGGCAAACTACGACTTCAGCCAGCACCTCAACGTCTTCGGTGCCGTCAGGAACCTCACCGACAGGCGCTATATCGCTGGACTGCGCCAGGGCATCTACGCCGGCCCCGAGCGCAACTTCGAAGTCGGGCTGACTTACCGTTTCTGAGAACCTTCAGTCGGCCATGCCGGGCGCGCCCCGCCAGTAGCCACCGACCGAATCGGCCGACGCTGTGACCGGTTCCCCGGACAGCGCCTGAACAAAGCGCTCAATGGTCTTTTCCATGTCATTGTCCTGGGGGTAGATGCGCAGAATGTCGGCGCCGGCTGTGGCCAGTTCCTGCACATGGGAGGAGAGATCCTGAATGCCGGCACTCTGGATCTGTATGCCGTTCATGTTAAGAAAGGGCTGATCCTCCCGGGTTCTGACCCGCTGGCCATCGGGATGATGGATGCACTCGAACTGGCACTGGTCCTTGCCGCGCCCCACCGCCCTGGCCGTGAAACAGCGTGCCGAATGCGAAAGGGGGATACGCCCGTAAGCCAGCACTTCGAACTCCGGCAGCTCCCCGCCGTCCTCGCGTAGCCCGGCCTTCATGGATTCAAGCTGCTCCCGGCCCAGTTCCACCGGCAACACCATGCGACGCATGCCCGCGCGCATGAGAATGCGCGCGGCCTGGTGATTGTAGGTATTGACCCCGGGGCCGGCAACGAAATCCAACCCGGCCTGTCGACAGAGTTCCACGACCGACAGATCACCGGCCTCGACCGGAAAGCTGCCGTTGCCAACGATACGCTTGCAGGCCGACAACTCGGAGGCCGCCTCGATCAGCGTCAGGGTGGACAGCACTACCTCGTGTCCGGCCGCATGCAGATCGCGCGCCAGG from Wenzhouxiangella sp. AB-CW3 includes:
- a CDS encoding PAS domain-containing sensor histidine kinase, which encodes MTVPTSPSGSLHDVAASDLLDALLDISGQLVVMLDAEGRILLFNRACEELTGHAAGEIIGRSIWETLIPADQADRVRAVAEALVSGTGGREFTNHWVGRNGQRHLIRWRNRLLTGGDGKSTCILATGIDISAEDRARRQRRHAEVRLEHLLDSLPVLIAQIDCNCRVLYANDGYREWFGLDPAAQHGRHVREIIGEAAFATLGPRFAQALAGESATPHGKVPYARGGTRFIHGNYIPSYDEHGQVDGFYILAVDITAENRLREQLAEELRRSKTIVDHAFDGIITIDPDGIIQSFNPAAEEMFGYSAREVIGRNVGILMTEMDRNHHDGYLANYLSGGQARIIDSAREVTGLHRDGSPIDLKLAVAEIRDREHIFVGFTRDIRARKRAERQAREHLAELSHVTRLSAMNEVTSGLTHELSQPLTAIAASVEACQMLSERGEVDLARLRHMLEQIACQGERARGIIDQLRSFLRKGQPEELVSCQPAKLVDNVRKLLIHELEVAGIDVRIDMDQAPDQWQVNRIQVEQVLFNLSKNAIDAMRESSKDRILQIRAQGLDEGCQIEIMDNGPGISEDAMQQLFSPFFTTKSEGLGQGLAICRSIVDRHGGCLEASNRPTGGAVFTMWLPLSPPAS
- a CDS encoding Crp/Fnr family transcriptional regulator, giving the protein MGLNPQRHKPAPHRAVTSSRHWSTGTEKHFATRRLLQQGEHLFHAGEQLKHAYVVRSGSLKSYVIHRDGEEQFLEIHGPGDVLGFDAALGAPANRGVIALDVCSLQPLLHVATSIDAGSTDDSVHTLLMGMYREIGRLTRRLELERHHSERRMAGFLLDLAQRQGRDIGCPTRIDLPVSRRNLAHYLGMAPETVSRTLCGFESREFIQVDNRRIRIVDSEALETMAAGGEVS
- a CDS encoding response regulator transcription factor, which gives rise to MTTIPGLRLMEHAGFAYGKPPIIIVEDDDAVRASLVTLAELRGWNVTAFASALEFLDWSEEAEVRPACLVIDLQMPEMNGAELAEWLQSHNRNIPTLALTAWPDGDLAHRASSAGVSKVMSKPITPSEWIRAVEQVCTLQPGPRMQ
- a CDS encoding U32 family peptidase; the protein is MKLSLGPLQYFWPREKTLDFYRAMAGQPLDTIYLGETVCSKRRELSLDDWMRLARDLHAAGHEVVLSTLTLIEAASELSACKRIVGNGSFPVEAGDLSVVELCRQAGLDFVAGPGVNTYNHQAARILMRAGMRRMVLPVELGREQLESMKAGLREDGGELPEFEVLAYGRIPLSHSARCFTARAVGRGKDQCQFECIHHPDGQRVRTREDQPFLNMNGIQIQSAGIQDLSSHVQELATAGADILRIYPQDNDMEKTIERFVQALSGEPVTASADSVGGYWRGAPGMAD
- a CDS encoding response regulator transcription factor, whose translation is MTRARETSATVVIVDDDDGVRLSLESLLEVAGYTTVTHASAESFLDSDWPGGPACVLLDLRMPGLGGIDAHHQIRNRDAELPVIFLTGHADVPAAVQALKQGAYDFFEKTGFDHGQLLERIESAMAQHRQRLAHRQEEQALQSRLLTLSERERQVACLAARGMPNKIIGQELGISERTVEVHRGRVMRKLALRSAADLVRLERFLDD
- a CDS encoding TonB-dependent receptor family protein, with the protein product MSKRTHNNNALPVVISAATLLATGLTHSAVDTDGAGERTFQEAASIELPRIRVVAPTLTALSTTPGAVYEISEEDIEQIQPRSTEDLLRRVPGIYIKREEDSAVVTNFGVRGLPAGDYKTLVLEDGVPIQPGIFVGNARYYNPRVQRMEGVEVLKGASSLRYGPNNIGGVINYLTRTPDDGLVISSRVGSWNTREATVELGGSSASRESQFGIMATRGTSDGWMDKGWDMTDVMVKAGSALGDDHFVGVKLSYYENDANISYRGYFEDAFEAGATFNPAPDDYFLTDRRAFDVNHEWNISDDMRLQTVAFWSEMSRDYWRFNVDGTTTNAEGLTVWNFTDILEGRNRDFERVGFESRLFVNHKALGVDNEAQFGLRFMQEEMHDTRPRATRAAPRDPVSLDSGPGQPALRRNRLDSADSLALYAQNRFDVSERLSVTTGLRVETYEQERKDLQQTVDRVDSFSNTEWLPGFGATFQVNPSTQLYGSVYIAFAPPLVGSVVGSDDVPTEAEKSVNVDLGMRGGSGSFTYEFTAFRMDFSNQVDPGISGIRPPHEGSALIQGMEASAGYEFGNGFGINGNLTWIPTAEFGEDRPGEAEEGNRLAYSPDWTANLTLSYRTGGLKSAVLLNYTDEVFGDGMNRTEIDPLNHMGGLIPSYYTVDLTANYDFSQHLNVFGAVRNLTDRRYIAGLRQGIYAGPERNFEVGLTYRF